TTTTGTGTGTTTACAGCGACGAGCAAATTCACTTATACAGTACGCAAGAGCGTAGTTTTGATTGCATGATCAGCGCCGATATCGACACCTTGTTGGCGCTTAAAGATCCATCAATGCTCACGCAACTCATTCGCCAAGATAAGCTCGACTTACAAGGCGACTTAAATCTTGCACAAGGTTTCAGTAATGCCTTTGCTGAGCTTGATATTGATTGGCCAGAACATTTTTCTCGGTACATTGGCGACGCCCCAGCGCAACAGTTGTGGCTCTCTATTCAAGCTTTAAAACGTCGTGGCTCACAAACGAAAAGCAAGTTAGAAAACACCTTAACAACGCTTTGCCAAGATGAGTTAGCAGTGACTATACACCCTCTTGAGCTTGCTGAATTTAAACAGCAAAACCGCCAATTAAAAAGCCAAGTATCTCAATTAGAGATGCGAATTAACGCGCTGTTACAGTCTCGCTAATGCGCTAAGGAACTTGTGTGTCGTCTGCTCGTCTTTATTACATCACTAAAACCCTACTGAGCTATGGCTTAGACGAATTAATTCCACGTAAACGAGTGCCTTGGTTTGCCAAACTCGCCCGTGGTAGCTTATTTTGGTTACGTAACCAACATAAAGATAAACCTGCAGGTATG
Above is a window of Pseudoalteromonas shioyasakiensis DNA encoding:
- a CDS encoding ubiquinone biosynthesis accessory factor UbiJ — protein: MLANALLSLVERIINQLLQLDPQLKGKLAAIADKQLLIEIRDWQQSILCVYSDEQIHLYSTQERSFDCMISADIDTLLALKDPSMLTQLIRQDKLDLQGDLNLAQGFSNAFAELDIDWPEHFSRYIGDAPAQQLWLSIQALKRRGSQTKSKLENTLTTLCQDELAVTIHPLELAEFKQQNRQLKSQVSQLEMRINALLQSR